The Moorena producens PAL-8-15-08-1 genomic interval GAAACATTTGGTAATTAATTACAGCGTTCGTTAATTTTGACTCATAAATCATTTTCAGAAAAGTTTCCTGATCTATGACCATAACTTTCGCTTCTGAGTCAGAGGTGACGCGGACATTTTCTATACATTTTTCGCCTTTGAGCAGACCAATTTCGCCAAAGAAATTACCTCGCTCTAACCGTTCCAGCACAATAGCTTCCGAGTCGTCGTTCTTGTTAATTACCTCGACCGTCCCTTCTATAAGGATGTAGAATTCTTTGGCAGGATACCCCTGTCCAATAATGGTTAAGCCAGGTTCATAAGTACGCAGTTCTATGTTCGATGCAATCTCAGTTAATTGTTTGTCTGTCAGGGTTGGCAGTATTAAGGAGAGTTCCTCGACGTATCCTATTCCTAACTGACCATCTTTAATCCGCACAATCCGATCGGCAAGATCCAGAATCCGGTTGTTGTGAGTGACGATTAAAACAGCACTACCTTGTTGTTTGGCAAGACCCTGAATTAGTTCTACCACCTCTCGACCTGTTTTACTGTCTAGGGCAGCAGTTGGTTCGTCTGCTAATATTAATTTAGGCCGGTGGACTAAGGCACGAGCGATCGCCACTCGTTGTTTTTGGCCTCCTGAAAGTTCTCTAGGGTAGGCGTTTAGTCGGTGTTCTAAACCAACTTTTTTAAGTAAAGCTTCACTTTTAAGACGAGCTTGCTCAGGATCAAAGTTTTTTTGTAGTTCTAGGGATACTTGTACATTCTGGCAGATAGTCATAAAATCAAACAAATTGAAATGTTGAAAAACATAGCCAAGATTACGACGCAAATTAATCAATTGAGATTGACCAGCACCACGCAATTCTTGACCCAATATTTTCAAACTACCCTCTTGGACAGAACGCAAACATCCAATCAAGGATATTAAGGTGGTTTTTCCCGATCCAGATTCTCCAGTCAGGAATAGAGTTTCTCCTACCTTGATAGTTAAGTTAATATTAAATATTACCTGTCTGCGTCCTCTCCCTTCTTGGTAATAATGATTAAGATTTTGAATAGCAACAACATTCTCCATGGAAGTCAGTTTAGCTGAAAATATCGGCAGGATCTGCTTCTTTTAGCTTTCTGACAGCAATTAAACCAGAAGTGAAACAGATTAAACAGATCAGTAACAAAACAGCGATCGCCACACTGAATGTCATTTCAAACTTCAGACTTGTATCTTTAGCAAGCTGTTCGTACATAAAACCCGATAAAATCAATCCTGGAATATATCCTAAAATGGCCAAAATCAATGTTTGTTCTAATACAATCATTACCAGGGAATTGTGACTATGACCAATTGCTTTTAATGTAGCATAGTCTTTGATAAATTTTGATATTTTTTGATATAAAATTTGATATAGAATAATAGTTCCTACAATAATAGCACCGCTTAGACCAAAGCGAAAAATCAACCCCACCGGGGAACCGTATTCATAAAAATCCTTTTCTTTAGTAATTAACTCTGATTTGGATAACATTTTTACATCATTAGGAAAATAATTTTCCATTTTAGAAATAAGTTTCTGGGTGTCTACTCCTGGCTTCAGGTTAATTAATCCCAAATTTATTTCTTCTCTATTTCTCCCAAATATATTAAAAAAATTTGAATCGCTAGTAATGACAGTACCATTGAATGTAGTGTTAGCACCTAACTGGAATAATCCGATAACTTCTATTTTTTTTAAGCCATAATTAGTTTTTATTTCTGTAATCGCTTTTCCTTGGTTCTTGATATCAGATACTACTGGATCTAATTCTGGTCGAGATTTTTCATCTAATAAAAACGCATTATCAAGTTTTAATTTATCTATATTATCTTCTATTCCTGGTAAATCAATCACTGAGGATGTCACAGGAAAGCCAATGACCTGAATTCTTTCTATAAAAACTGCTTTGTTTTTAGGATTTTTCCACAATATGATGGACATGTATATGGGGGTAACTGATTCTACTTCTTTAAAGGCTAAAGCTTGATATAAACGGCGTTCAGAAAAAGTCACTGGTTTAAGAACAGTAGTAGTTGAAGCACTCATTAAAAAAACTTCACTCTGAAAACTAGAAGGAAGTTGAACCAGACTTTCTAAAAAACCAGAGCGAAACCCGATTTGCATAAAGAGTAGAATAGCAGTGAAAGCAATTCCCAGGATAGCTGCTATTGTTTGTCCTTTCTGGTATTGTAGTTGCAGCCAAGCTATGGGAATTTTCTTAAACATAGTATAACGGTTTTCAATTAGGATTAGGTGAGGTGCAAATCTGTTTTCGGGAACAGGTCATAGATAATAATAAATAAAACTAAATATATGTAGCTCATAGCTATAAGCAACACTATCTATTTTAGGCCATCATAAATGATGATATATCAAGATTGCAGACAAAGCAATTGATATAACTTATATTTTTTGTTAAAAAAATCTATTTTTTAAAAAAAGATAAATAGTTTCTGTGAATTTATTTTTAGATAAGGAATTTTATATAAGAACTTTAATAAAGCTTGATGGCACCACAATCAGATTTATTATTTCAGTTTACAACCGTGGCTATACAGGGCAAATCAATATTAAATAGTATAAAATTTAACAGATTTAAATTTAACAAGAGTACCAAAAATCTACAATCGACCGGTTAATTGTCAACAAGCCCGATTCATCAGAAAATTGAGTTAATTAGATTTTGTCTGTTAAAATTTATACCAAATTAGATGCTTTTACCCGGCAGTACGTGGTTGAATAGTTTTGTCAGTCAACCAGCATCTAATGACTCACTTAGCAGTTAAGACTATGCGCGTAATCATCCAACGAGTCAAATCCTCTCAAGTCGAAGTAGACAGAAGAGTTATTGGGAAAATAGGGCGAGGGCTTAACCTACTAGTCGGTATTGCGGATACTGATACGGAAGCTGAATTAGACTGGATGGTGCGAAAGTGTCTAGATTTAAGGCTATTTCCAGACGAGACTACTGGTAATGACCGTTGGGAAAAGTCGGTGCAGGATATAGGTGGTGAGCTATTGGTGGTTAGCCAGTTTACCCTTTATGGAGATTGTCGCAAAGGACGCCGCCCTTCCTTTAGTCAGTCCGCTGCTCCAGAATACGCTAGGGCACTATATCAACTATTTGTAGATAAGTTACGGATGAGTGGGTTGCGGGTAGAAACTGGTGAGTTTGGTGCGATGATGGATGTTTCTATAGAAAATGATGGTCCTGTGACACTGTTGTTGGAGAAAGAAGCATTAGTAAGGTAAGGGAATAGGGAATAGGGAATAGGGAATAGGGAACAGGGAGTGTGGGAAGTTTGGGGAGATGGGGAGATGGGGAGATGGGAAACATTGTCTTGATGCAGTCGCTCATGGGGGAAACCCCCAAGACCGCGCTGCATCGCTTTTATAGCGTTTATCATACTGACGAGGTACAGTAAATTTTCGTCTTACACCGACTCCCGATTCCCGACTCCCGACTCCCGACTCCCTACAAGTCAATGGAATAATAATCCAAACGACCAAGTCTGTTTGTGGCTGCTGCGACTTGATGGTTTGCACCATCAGGCCAAAATCAAACAGCATAGGAGTTGCTTGCTGCTGCTTGCGCTTACGGTCTTCGACATCGGTGAGGGTATAAAGGTGCCACCATTGGGCGTACTCTTTATGGATTGATGCTAGATAGGAATCCCAAGTGACCATCTTAAAGGTTGAAGGTTAATTGGTTGAAGGTTGAAGGTTGAAGGGAGCAGGGAGTAGGGAGTAGGGAGTAGGGAATCGGGAATCGGAAGTGGGAAAATGCGATCGCTAAATGAACTGTAGAATAATCAACTCTATTCTAGACACAAGAAGCTCGTAAACTCTGCCAGGTCTAGTAGAGAGACCTCCAAACCAGAAGTAAGCATTCAGTTTATGCCCATAGCGGAAGCTACTTGAAGTGCTTTTCAATAAAATAAGCTGACCGCTGACCCCTGACCGCTGAATGCTTACAGGATTTTTTCCCTACTCCCTACTCCCTACTCCCTACTCCCTGCTCCCTTTTACAACTGCTATACAATAGAACCGAATTGACTGATTCAAGAGGAGACACTAAGCTAATGCGAATGCTACACACAATGCTGCGAGTCGGCAATCTTGAGGAATCGATCAAGTTTTACTGCGATGTCCTAGGCATGAAGCTGCTCCGTCAGAAGGACTTTCCAGGGGGAAAATTTACCTTAGCATTTGTAGGCTACGGGGATGAATCTGACAACACGGTTATTGAACTAACCTATAACTGGGGGGTTGATCAGTACAACATCGGGGATGCTTTCGGTCATATTGCCCTTGGTGTAGACGATATCTACCAAACCTGCGACCAAATTAAATCCCTTGGTGGTAAGGTAGTGCGAGAGCCAGGACCGA includes:
- the gloA gene encoding lactoylglutathione lyase; amino-acid sequence: MRMLHTMLRVGNLEESIKFYCDVLGMKLLRQKDFPGGKFTLAFVGYGDESDNTVIELTYNWGVDQYNIGDAFGHIALGVDDIYQTCDQIKSLGGKVVREPGPMKHGSTVIAFVEDPSGYKIELIQRKDQESAEKPEATAVAG
- the dtd gene encoding D-aminoacyl-tRNA deacylase, producing the protein MRVIIQRVKSSQVEVDRRVIGKIGRGLNLLVGIADTDTEAELDWMVRKCLDLRLFPDETTGNDRWEKSVQDIGGELLVVSQFTLYGDCRKGRRPSFSQSAAPEYARALYQLFVDKLRMSGLRVETGEFGAMMDVSIENDGPVTLLLEKEALVR
- the devC gene encoding ABC transporter permease DevC, which translates into the protein MFKKIPIAWLQLQYQKGQTIAAILGIAFTAILLFMQIGFRSGFLESLVQLPSSFQSEVFLMSASTTTVLKPVTFSERRLYQALAFKEVESVTPIYMSIILWKNPKNKAVFIERIQVIGFPVTSSVIDLPGIEDNIDKLKLDNAFLLDEKSRPELDPVVSDIKNQGKAITEIKTNYGLKKIEVIGLFQLGANTTFNGTVITSDSNFFNIFGRNREEINLGLINLKPGVDTQKLISKMENYFPNDVKMLSKSELITKEKDFYEYGSPVGLIFRFGLSGAIIVGTIILYQILYQKISKFIKDYATLKAIGHSHNSLVMIVLEQTLILAILGYIPGLILSGFMYEQLAKDTSLKFEMTFSVAIAVLLLICLICFTSGLIAVRKLKEADPADIFS
- a CDS encoding ATP-binding cassette domain-containing protein, coding for MENVVAIQNLNHYYQEGRGRRQVIFNINLTIKVGETLFLTGESGSGKTTLISLIGCLRSVQEGSLKILGQELRGAGQSQLINLRRNLGYVFQHFNLFDFMTICQNVQVSLELQKNFDPEQARLKSEALLKKVGLEHRLNAYPRELSGGQKQRVAIARALVHRPKLILADEPTAALDSKTGREVVELIQGLAKQQGSAVLIVTHNNRILDLADRIVRIKDGQLGIGYVEELSLILPTLTDKQLTEIASNIELRTYEPGLTIIGQGYPAKEFYILIEGTVEVINKNDDSEAIVLERLERGNFFGEIGLLKGEKCIENVRVTSDSEAKVMVIDQETFLKMIYESKLTNAVINYQMFQRLSKFKV